gtatgagatgatcatgttttgtaatagttatcggcaactggcaggagccatatggttgtagctttattgtatgaaatgcattgccatgtaattactttactttatcactaagcgatagcgatagtcgtagaagcaatagttggtgagacgacaatgatgcttcgatggagatgaaggtgtcaagccggtgacgatggtgatcatgacggtgctttggagatggatatcaaaggcacaagatgatgatggccatatcatatcacttatattgattgcatgtgatgtttatcctttatgcatcttattttgcttagttcggcggtagcattataagatgatctctcactaaatttcaaggtacaagtgttctccctgagtatgcaccgttgcgacagttcgtcatgccggacaccacgtgatgattgggtgtgataagctctacgttcacatacaacaggtgcaagccagttttgcacacgcagaatactcgggttaaacttgacgagcctagcatatgcagatatggcctcggaacactgagaccgaaaggtcgagcatgaatcatatagtagatatgatcaacatagtgatgttcaccattgaaaactactccatctcacgtgatgatcggacatggtttagttgatttggatcatgtgatcacttagatgattagagggatgtctatctaagtgggagttcttaagtaatatgattaattgaactttaatttatcatgaacttagtacctgatagtattttgcatgtgtatattgttgtagatcaatggcccgtgctactgttcctttgaattttaatgcgttcctagagaaagctaagttgaaagatgatggtagcaactacacggactgggtccgtaacttgaggattatcctcattgctacacagaagaattacgtccttgaagcaccgctaggtgcaagacccgctgcaggagcaacaccagacgttgtgaacgcctggcagagcaaagctgatgactactcgatagttcagtgtgccatgctttatagcttagaaccgggacttcaacgatattttgaacgtcatggagaatatgagatgttccaggagttgaagttaatatttcaagcaaatgcccggattgagagatatgaagtcttcaataagttctacagctgcaaaatggaggagaatagttctgtcagtgaacatatactcagaatgtctgggtaccacaatcacttcactcagctgggagttaatctttcggttgatagtgtcattgacagagttcttcaatcattgccaccaagctacaaaagcttcgtgatgaactataatatgcaagggatggataaggcaattcccgagctcttcacgatgctaaaggctgcggaggtagaaatcaagaaggagcatcaagtgttgatggtcaaaaagaccaccagtttcaagaagaagggcaaagggaagaaggggaacttcaagaagaacggcaagcaagttgttgctcaagtgaagaagcccaagtctggacctaagcctgagactgagtgcttctactgcaaagggactggtcactggaaacggaactgccccaagtatttggcggataagaaggatggcaaagtgaaaggtatattttatatacatgttattgatgtgtacttaactaatgctcgcagtagcaccttggtatttgatactggttctgttgctcatatttgcaactcgaaacaggggctacggattaagcgaagattggctaaggacgaggcgacgatgcgtgtgggaaatggttccaaagtcgatgtgatcgccgtcggcacgctacctctacatctaccttcgggattagttttagacctgaataattgttatttggtgccagcgttaagcatgaacattatatctggatcttgtttcatgcgagacagttattcatttaaatcagataataatggttgttctatttatatgagtaatatcttttatggtcatgcacccttgatgagtggtctatttttactaaatctccatagtagtgatacacatattcatagtattgaagccaaaagatataagtttaataatgatagtgcaacttatttgtggcactgccgtttaggtcatattggtgtaaagcgcatgaagaaactccatgctgatgggcttttggaatcacttgattatgaatcacttgatgcttgcgaaccatgcctcatgggcaagatgactaagactccgttctccagaacaatggagcgagaaacagacttgttggaaataatacatactgatgtatgcggtccgatgagtgttgatgctcgcggcgggtatcgttattttctgaccttcagagatgatttgagcagatatgggtatatctacttgatgaaacataagtctgaaacatttgaaaagttcaaagaatttcagagtgaagtggaaaatcatcgtaacaagaaaactaagttcctacgatctgatcgtggaggtgaatatttgagttacgagtttggtcttcatttgaaacaatgtggaatagtttcgcaactcacgccacctggaacaccacagcgtaatggtgtgtccgaacatcgtaatcgcactttattagacatggtgcgatctatgatgtctcttactgatttaccgctatcgttttggggttatgctttagagacgcctgcattcacgttaaatagggcaccatctaaatccattaagacgacaccttatgaactgtggtttggcaagaaacccaagttgtcgtttcttaaagtttggggctgcgatgcttatgtgaaaaagcttcaacctgataagctcgaacccaaatcagagaaatgtgtcttcataggatacccaaaggaaactgttgggtacaccttctatcacagatccgaaggcaaaatatttgttgctaagaatggatcctttctagagaaggagtttctctcgaaagaagtgagtgggaggaaagtagaacttgatgaggtaattgtaccttctcccaaattggaaagtagtacatcacagaagtcagttctagtgattcctacaccaattagtgaggaagctaatgatgatgatcatgaaacttctgatcaagttactaccgaacctcgtaggtcaaccagagtaagatccgcaccagagtggtacagtaatcctgttctagaggtcatgttacttgaccatgacgaacctacgaactatgaggaagcgatgacatattataagaaagtgagtgggagctctgtagcatttctaatattatatgtggatgacatattgttgattggaaatgatatagaatttctggatagcataaaaggatacttgaataaaagtttttctatgaaagacctcggtgaagctacttatatattgggcatcaaaatctatagagatagatcaagacgcttaattggactttcacaaagcacataacTTGATAAAGTTtttaagaagttcaaaatggatcaagcaaagaacgggttcttgcctgtgttacaaggagttgagttagactcaatgcccgaccactgcagaagatagagagaaaatgaaagtcattccctatgcttcggccataggttctatcatgtatgcaatgttgtgtaccagacctgatgtgtgccttgctatcagtttagcagggaggtaccaaagtaatccaggagtggatcactggacaacggtcaagaatcctgaaatacctgaagaggactaaggatatgtttctcgtttatggaggtgacaaagagctcgtcgtaaatggttacgtcgatgcaagctttgacactgatccggatgactctaagtcacaaaccggatacgtatttatattgaacggcggagctgtcagttggtgccgttctaagcaaaccgtcgtggcgagatctacgtgtgaagcggagtacatagctgcttcggaagtagaAAATGAAgtagtctggatgaaggagttcatatccgatctaggtgtcatacctagtgcatcgggtccaatgaaaatcttttgtgacaatactggtgcaattgccttggcaaaggaatccagatttcacaagagaaccaagcacatcaagagacgcttcaattccatccgtgattAAGTCAaggagagagacatagagatttgcaaaataaatacggatctgaatgttgcagacccgttgactaagcctctctcacgagcaaaacatgatcagcaccaagactccatgggtgttagaatcattactatgtaatctagattattgactctagtgcaagtgggagactgaaggaaatatgccctagagggaataataaagttgttatttatatttccttatatcatgataaatgtttattattcatgctagaattgtattaaccggaaactagtacatgtgtgaatacatagacaaacagagtgtcacttgtatgcctctacttgactagctcgttgatcaaagatggttaagtttcctagccatagacatgagttgtcatttgatgaacgggatcacatcattagagaatgatgtgattgacaagacccatccgttagcttcgcactatgatcgtttagtttgttgctattgctttcttcatgacttatacatgttcctatgactatgagattatgcaacacccaaataccagaggaacacttagtgtgctatcaaacgtcacaacgtaactgggtgattataaagatgctctataggtgtctccgatggtgtttgttgagttggcatagatcgagattaggatttgtcactctgattgtcggagaggtatctctgggccctctcggcaatgcacatcactataagccttgcaagcaatgtgactaatgagttagttatgggacgatgcattacggaacgagtaaagagacttgccggtaacgagattgaactaggtatgatgataccgacgatcgaatcttgggcaagtaacataccgatgacaaagggaacaacgtatgttgttgtgcggtttgaccgataaagatcttcgtagaatatgtaagaaccaatatgagcatccaggttccgctattggttattgaccggagatgagtctcggtcatgtctacatagttctcgaacccgtagggtccgcacgcttaacgttcgatgacgatatgtattatgagttatgtgatttgatgtactgaagatagttcggagtcccggatgtgatcacatacatgacgaggagtctcgaaatggtcgagacatgaagattgatatattggaaggttatgtttggacaccggaaaggtttctgATAGGTTCGAGCATTTTTCGGAGTAcaggggggttaccggaaccccccgaggggTTAATAGGCcttcatgggctttagtggaagagaggaggaggcggccaagtggaggggcgcgcccccaagcccaatccgaattggggaggggggccggcccccctttccttctctccctcttccccttccttcccctcctagttggactaggaaagtggggaacctactcctagtaggagtaggattcccccccccttGGGGTGCGCCTTAGGAAGCCAGCCggcccctcctccactcctttatatacgggggagggggcaccccatagacacacaagttgatttcttagccgtgtgcggtgccccgctccacagatttccacctcggtcatattgtcgtagtgcttaggcgaatccctgcgtcggtaacttcatcatcaccgtcaccacgccgttgtgctgacgaaactctccctcggcctcagctggatctagagttcgagtgacatcaccgagctgaatgtgtgcagatcgcggaggtgccgtgcattcggtacttgatcggttggatcgtgaagacgttcgagtacatcaaccgcgttacttaacgcttccgctttcggtctatgagggtacgtggacacactctcccactcattgctatgcatctcctagatagatcttgcgcaatcgtaggaaattttttgaaatactgcgttccccaacaaatgaGGTCTCGAGCCTAGAATAGAGGAGCTCCAGAGGGTGCCGCAACAACATAAAGGAATCCCCTAATAAGAAAGCTCTTCGCAACCCAGCAGAGGCTGGGCTCCCTACCGTCCGAATGACTCAATTGTGTGCCTGTCCGAATTCCCGAAGACTTCAAACTCCAAACAGGCTCGGGGGCTATGGATGGTGTCATACACCGGGGGTGGCTTCCGATAGGGGATCCCGACAACAGACACAATGAGGGGCCGGCAAGGCCCACCAAGTTGTCAAAGACGGAAGGGAACCCCATGCGACCTATAGGCGCCTCTTAGACCATCTTGGACCCCAAGTCATCTTGGCGGCGACCAAGATGGGAAACACTCTCTATAAAACCCTAGCCCCCGCCGTGTATATAAGGTGGAGGGCTATGGGGGCTCTCAAGCATCATCTTTCTCATATATTAGATTCTCGGTAGCCTCTAAACCCACCATTGTAATCCCCTGCACGAGGTATCCCGCCTTGAATGACAATCACAAGAAGGACGTAGGGTATTTCTCCTCGCCGGAGGCCCGGACGTGTGTAAATTGTGCGTGCAGGCGCCTTTCTGGTACTTCCGGCCACGCTCGACACCCTACCGAGGGTATTGACGGCTTTCTGCTCATTCATTATCATTACACACAAAATAATTAGGGACTACATGCACTTTTAGTTGCCTCAGGACCTCCTAATACCGTCCTTCCCGGTCGTCCAAGTGATTTGAAAGTTTCCGCCTTTTTTACAGGTTGGAACCGCATATTTGATCATTCGGGAGCTTCCAAGCTGTTTTGAAAGAGCGTAGCGGTCAGATTTCTGGTCCAACCTATAAATGCCCCCACGTATCCCATTAGTTCACTCAACGCAAACTCCACTCATATACTATGTTCTGAGAGAGAACTCCACCTTCTTGTGTTGATTTCAAAGGGCATTCTACTCCAACCATCCAAATCAATCCTTTGAGATTTGATTGCTCTTTGCTTTCCACTCCTACTTCTCCAATCCAAAAGCCAAACATGTGTTAGTGCAAGAGGATattatcatttgaagcacaagagcaagggaTTCATCACCAAGCATCCTCAATTTTATTGCTTTTGAAGGGTGTGTGTGTGCCTCCTATATCGGCTAGGTGCTTGGGAGTCTTCAAGTTGTGTaaaaaccaagaagtttgtacTGGCCtagagatcgcctacttcgtgaagatctacctcGAGTGAGGTCAGTCTCCGCAAACGTAAGCCAGTTGTGGCATAGGTTGGTTGCTCCTTCGGGGGTGAATGTCATTTGTGGACTTGTTCCTTCTTGGAATGCACGATTGGGATCTTTGTTCTCTTAGATCTTTCGTGGATCCAAGCCTCCATCAACATGGACGTAAGATAGAGCCAACTATCTGAACTATGGAAAAAATCTTCACCGAGTCAACCTGTGTATTCATATCTCCAACTCTACTCTTACCTATAATTTGCATGTCTTTACTTTTTGCAGCCTATACTCTTGTAGACTTGGATGTGTAGGGTGCTTGATAGACTATCATAGAAAAGTTTTAAAATGTCAAGGAACTAAAATTTGGGAAAAGAGCCTCACTTTTGCTTAGTATTCTATTCACCCGGAAAGGCGAGCAACCCTTATTGCAACAGCAAACGACCTACTTATAGCCCTATTTATACCCTTTCTCAAGGACTTCAACGGGCATCCCCCCGTCTAGACATACTTAATCGATCCTACACAGCTCGACGCGATGAAGCCCTAGATGGACGATTTGGTGCTAGTAGCACGAGATTGAGTCGTCGCGAACAGGGCGGCGGTGGGCCGACATGAGGTCACGGCGGTTGGGTGGCAGCGGGTGGTGGCTAGGGTTCTGTACGAGAGCTCAGAGAAAGAGAGAAATGGGGTTGGCTCGTTGTTTTGGTCGATCAAGTGTGGTGATACTGAATCATAAGTCAGTTGGCGGCGGGATTTAGTGTAATTTTCTTCAAGCCCTCAATTCCTAGATCCCCAAAACTTGATTTCTTTGGCTTCACATTTTTGTAACATGAGTAGACCTCGGATGAGGGAATTCAACTATGCGGAGTTGGACCATTCAGGGCTCCGCGTGTTGAGTTTATGGAGCACGGAGGCACATGTGTAAATGTGTAAATATACTATCCATTGAAAATCACGTTTCCACTTCTACTCCAACATGTAAGTTTTTGTTTTGTTTCCATATGTTCCCGTTCTGTTTGTGAAGCTGGACTCCGTTTCTGTTTTCCTCTCAAACAGACAGAAacgtttcttttttgagaaactgCACTGCTTTTCATATCCATGCAGTTTCTTTATTCCCCACACAAAATGTCCATATCATCTGCAGACCTATTCCACTAGCTAATTGCTCGTGCATTGCAACATGGGGATACACATTCTAGCGGTTCAACAATCTTGTCCGACATATACTTTACCCCAATCATATTCTCGATTTTGGTAAGATTTAATTTAACTTGAGTATGTATAGAGGAACacaagaatttttttaattttttgtaaTATTTGATTTGATTTGGGTATGGATAAGGGAAGACAAAGAAATTTTTGATTTTATTGAGATTTTGGTAAGATTTATTTGATTTGATTGAATTAATGCATGATATGGTGTTGAGAAAGTATTGATTTGATTTAGATTATTCCGGTTTACTAGAATTTACGTTGATTTTTATTACGTGTGGTATCAGTTGAGATTAAAAACAAAATCATCTGAAAATCAAAGCGGAAAGGAGAGTGTGGGGAGGAAAAACCGAGGGAGAAGTGAGGCGAACTTGCCAACTCGCAAGTAGAGGTGCTCATCGgaggtagggtgtgcgtgtgtgcgtttaTATGGGTGAGTATATGCGCGTATATACGAGCGCTTGCAtatgtaccgtgttaaaaaaaacTCCCAAGTAGAGATTGTGTTGCAAATTTTTGTTCTAACTTTTTTTTCATGAAGAAAAGGTGTGTGCTCTGTTTGGGCTGGTGTACAACGGGACCAGCCCATGACATACGAAGGCAGCAGTTTGCAAATGTCAGCTCGAAACGGCCTGTAAAGTACTACATCGATCCCTTCGTGTGAACGTGCGCTCATCCCACCGACCCAGAAAGGCGTACCGAATTCGAAATTCGAAATCTGAAGCAACCGTTGGAGCGCCTTCCCTCAAACGGCTCTCTCGCATACAAATCTCCCCCACGATCCCCTCCCCAATCACAAACCCTAACCCCAGCCGCCCCCCCATTCCCAACCCACCACCAAATCATCCATCTCGCACGGCAGCCCACCAGAGAGGAagaggccgagggagagcggATCTGCGCGATGGCGACGCTCCAGCACCAGAACCAGGGGGCAGCGGCGCCGATGACCACCACGGGCGGCGGGCTGCGCGCCATGGACCTCTACGAGAAGCTGGAGAAGGTCGGGGAGGGCACCTACGGGAAGGTGTACAAGGCCCGGGAGAAGGCGACGGGCCGGATCGTGGCGCTCAAGAAGACGCGCCTCCCGGAGGACGACGAGGGCGTGCCCCCCACGGCGCTCAGGGAGGTCTCGCTGCTGCGGATGCTGTCGCAGGACCCGCACGTCGTGCGCCTGCTGGATCTCAAGCAGGGCCAGAACAAGGAGGGCCAGACCATCCTCTACCTGGTGTTCGAGTACATGGACACCGACCTCAAGAAGTTCATCCGCGGCCACCGCCAGAACCACGAGAAGATCCCCGCCCACACCGTCAAGGTATATCCCTCTCTTCGCCGATCTCGCTTCTTTTGTTGTTCGTTTTCCATGCCTTGCACGCGAGGTGTTTGTTTGAATGCACATACAGTGATTGATTCGGTTTTTGGTGAACTGGTGATCCGTGCTTGCAGATCCTGATGTACCAGCTCTGCAAGGGCGTGGCTTTCTGCCACGGACGCGGTGTCCTGCACCGTGACCTCAAGCCGCACAACCTGCTCATGGACCGCAAGACCATGGCTCTCAAGATCGCCGATCTTGGGCTCAGTCGTGCCTTCACGGTTCCTCTCAAGAAGTACACACACGAGGTACGGTTCCTGGTTCTGTTACCAGTATTAGTGCCGGATTGCTGTCTGATTCTGCATGATTCACGCCACTTGATCTGTTCATGACGCAGTCTGAATTCTTTTGCAGATCCTTACTCTGTGGTACAGAGCTCCTGAGGTCCTTCTTGGCGCCACACACTACTCAACGCCGGTTGACATGTGGTCTGTGGGCTGCATATTTGGTATGATGTACTTAACGTTGTAAATTAGCGTACTTTGAGAATTTAATCCTCTTAGGTAGATATGCTGAATTCCTTGTAAATGGCAGCTGAATTGATCACTACCACGGCACTTTTCCCTGGAGACTCTGAGGTGCAGCAGCTCCTGCACATTTTCAAGTACAGTACCACGCCTCGTCACACTTGCTTGTTATCTCACTTGGCATCATTAGGGGATATCAGATGTTGATGGTCTATATTGGTATTTGAATGCTAGGTTGCTGGGCACTCCAAATGAGGATGTCTGGCCAGGAGTAGGCAAACTCCCCAACTGGCATGAGTACCCTCAGTGGAACGTCTCAAAGCTGTCTTCTGTAATTCCTA
This sequence is a window from Aegilops tauschii subsp. strangulata cultivar AL8/78 chromosome 7, Aet v6.0, whole genome shotgun sequence. Protein-coding genes within it:
- the LOC109746632 gene encoding cyclin-dependent kinase B2-1, giving the protein MATLQHQNQGAAAPMTTTGGGLRAMDLYEKLEKVGEGTYGKVYKAREKATGRIVALKKTRLPEDDEGVPPTALREVSLLRMLSQDPHVVRLLDLKQGQNKEGQTILYLVFEYMDTDLKKFIRGHRQNHEKIPAHTVKILMYQLCKGVAFCHGRGVLHRDLKPHNLLMDRKTMALKIADLGLSRAFTVPLKKYTHEILTLWYRAPEVLLGATHYSTPVDMWSVGCIFAELITTTALFPGDSEVQQLLHIFKLLGTPNEDVWPGVGKLPNWHEYPQWNVSKLSSVIPSLDADGIDLLEKMLQYEPAKRISAKKAMEHPYFDDVDKALY